The Lutibacter profundi genome includes a region encoding these proteins:
- a CDS encoding AAA family ATPase, translating to MENNDLNFDSRVDLEKLKNTVIQIKEELGKIIVGQENFIELLIVALLADGHVLIEGVPGVAKTITAKLLAKTIDTGFSRLQFTPDLMPSDVLGTSILNMKTTEFEFKEGPIFSNLVLIDEINRAPAKTQAALFEVMEERQISIDGNTYKMKPPFMVLATQNPIEHEGTYALPEAQLDRFLFKIDVGYPNLEEEIMILKTHQDRKGILPQTLISALLSETDLLEYKSKIFEVLVEEKIMKYIAQLITKTRNHPHLYLGGSPRASIAVLNASKAFAAINGRDFVIPEDIKKVVSPILRHRIIVTPEREMEGMTADKVIDMIVQSVEVPR from the coding sequence ATGGAAAATAACGATTTGAATTTTGACAGTAGAGTTGATTTGGAAAAGCTAAAAAATACCGTAATTCAAATTAAAGAAGAATTGGGTAAAATTATTGTAGGACAAGAAAATTTTATAGAACTACTTATAGTTGCTTTATTAGCTGATGGTCACGTATTAATTGAAGGTGTACCAGGTGTTGCTAAAACCATTACTGCCAAATTACTGGCAAAAACAATAGATACAGGTTTTAGCAGACTTCAATTTACACCAGATTTAATGCCTAGTGACGTGTTAGGAACTTCAATTTTAAATATGAAGACTACTGAATTTGAATTTAAAGAGGGCCCTATATTTTCAAACCTAGTTTTAATAGATGAAATTAATAGAGCACCAGCTAAAACACAAGCTGCCTTGTTTGAGGTTATGGAAGAAAGACAAATTTCAATAGATGGAAATACCTATAAAATGAAACCTCCATTTATGGTTTTGGCAACTCAGAACCCAATAGAACATGAAGGAACTTATGCTTTACCTGAAGCACAATTAGATCGGTTTTTGTTTAAAATAGATGTTGGCTACCCAAATTTAGAAGAAGAAATTATGATTCTTAAAACGCATCAGGATAGAAAAGGAATATTACCTCAAACATTGATTTCGGCATTACTATCAGAAACAGATTTATTAGAGTATAAAAGTAAGATTTTTGAAGTTTTGGTTGAAGAAAAAATAATGAAATATATAGCTCAATTAATTACAAAAACAAGAAATCATCCACATTTATACCTCGGCGGTTCGCCAAGAGCAAGCATTGCAGTATTAAATGCGTCAAAGGCATTTGCAGCAATAAATGGGAGAGATTTTGTAATTCCTGAAGATATTAAAAAAGTTGTTTCACCTATTTTACGTCATAGAATAATTGTAACTCCCGAGCGTGAAATGGAAGGTATGACTGCTGATAAGGTGATTGATATGATTGTGCAATCTGTTGAGGTACCTAGATAA
- a CDS encoding DUF4350 domain-containing protein — protein MDKQTKIYIGAFLVLIFGFIYLKSTEKKPVNWFPSYVSKHKIPYGTFVLRKEMPNLFPNKIEEVHTPPYIYLEDSTRVGTYFFVDEALNFGDSEFLRLLKFVERGNDVFISTHGIQIDTLNFKTERLVSKNLDEKVIFKFKNKIFKGKEYTFDKPFVNHVFTKIDTLNTTVLGISGYVNAKGERTEEGVNFVKFSYGKGHFYFHTFPEVFTNYNILKSPNQQHAANVLSYLREDLPILWDAYYKTGKTKITSPIYYLLNSKYLKWAYYTTLIGILFFIIFEGKRKQRSIPIILPLKNQTIAFTRTIANMYFEKQEHKNIAEHKISYLLEFIRTKLHIPTTIIDTTFYKYVASRSGNSYESVAKLFQFCEQIHLKNQITSDELVKLNKMIEKFKKTIQYGK, from the coding sequence TTGGACAAGCAAACTAAAATATATATTGGAGCCTTTTTAGTCTTAATATTTGGGTTTATTTACCTTAAAAGCACTGAAAAGAAGCCTGTTAATTGGTTTCCAAGTTATGTTTCGAAGCATAAAATTCCTTACGGAACATTTGTTTTACGTAAGGAAATGCCTAATTTATTTCCAAATAAAATAGAAGAGGTACACACACCTCCTTATATTTATTTAGAAGATTCAACACGTGTGGGAACTTACTTTTTTGTAGATGAAGCACTAAATTTTGGTGATTCTGAGTTTTTACGTTTGTTAAAATTTGTTGAAAGAGGAAATGATGTTTTTATTTCTACACATGGCATTCAAATTGACACCTTAAATTTTAAGACTGAGCGTTTAGTAAGTAAAAACTTAGATGAAAAAGTAATTTTCAAATTTAAAAATAAAATTTTTAAGGGTAAAGAATATACATTTGATAAACCTTTTGTAAATCACGTATTCACAAAAATAGATACTTTAAACACTACTGTATTAGGTATTTCGGGTTATGTAAACGCTAAAGGTGAACGTACAGAAGAAGGCGTTAACTTTGTGAAATTTTCTTATGGCAAAGGGCATTTTTATTTTCATACCTTTCCTGAGGTTTTTACAAATTATAATATTTTAAAATCTCCTAACCAGCAACATGCAGCCAATGTTTTATCATATTTAAGAGAAGATTTACCCATTTTATGGGATGCGTATTACAAAACAGGTAAAACTAAAATAACATCACCCATTTATTATTTGTTAAACTCAAAATATTTAAAATGGGCATACTATACAACATTGATAGGAATCTTATTTTTTATAATTTTTGAAGGGAAACGTAAACAACGAAGTATTCCAATAATATTACCTCTAAAAAATCAAACTATTGCCTTTACAAGAACAATTGCTAATATGTATTTTGAAAAGCAAGAGCATAAAAATATAGCAGAACATAAAATAAGTTATTTATTAGAGTTTATTAGAACTAAATTGCACATACCAACCACAATCATTGATACTACTTTTTATAAATATGTGGCATCACGTAGTGGAAATTCATACGAAAGTGTAGCTAAATTGTTTCAGTTTTGCGAACAAATTCATTTAAAAAATCAAATAACAAGTGATGAACTTGTGAAACTAAATAAAATGATTGAAAAATTTAAAAAAACAATTCAATATGGAAAATAA
- a CDS encoding DUF4129 domain-containing protein: MSRILFLFFILFSVGIFAQTDSLIVKNDRSSSIVKKKFDSKKLEEYKTDKDFNYEEENVNKEPTFLERVFNWLGRQLFRFLEWIFGVKYAKGLFASILSALPYIILGIVLFLLLKFFLKVNLKSSSLTSKNNPVVSITEEEELIKIKDISKLIQQAIQQKNYRLAVRYYYLNVLKQLENNELIIWEQQKTNEDYIKEISQKNIQHSFVNLTRLYDFVWYGNFVINETEFARVEQDFIEANNLIHKK; encoded by the coding sequence ATGAGCAGAATCCTATTTCTTTTTTTTATCCTATTTTCGGTTGGTATTTTTGCTCAAACAGATTCACTTATTGTTAAAAATGATAGAAGTAGTAGTATTGTTAAAAAGAAATTTGACTCTAAAAAATTAGAAGAATATAAGACAGATAAGGATTTTAATTATGAAGAAGAAAATGTAAATAAAGAACCTACATTTCTTGAACGTGTGTTTAATTGGCTTGGTCGTCAACTATTTCGCTTTTTGGAATGGATTTTTGGAGTTAAGTACGCTAAAGGTCTTTTTGCCTCAATTCTTTCAGCGCTGCCATATATTATTCTGGGTATTGTACTATTTCTTTTGCTGAAATTTTTCTTAAAAGTAAATTTAAAATCATCGAGCTTAACTTCAAAAAATAACCCTGTTGTTTCAATTACTGAAGAAGAAGAGTTAATTAAAATTAAAGATATTTCAAAACTAATTCAACAAGCAATTCAACAAAAAAATTACAGATTGGCTGTTAGGTATTATTATCTAAATGTATTAAAACAACTAGAAAATAATGAACTTATTATTTGGGAACAGCAAAAGACGAATGAAGATTATATAAAAGAAATATCACAAAAGAATATTCAACACTCATTCGTCAATTTAACAAGATTATACGATTTTGTATGGTATGGAAATTTTGTAATAAATGAGACTGAATTTGCCCGTGTTGAACAAGATTTTATTGAAGCAAATAATTTAATTCATAAAAAATAA